A window of the Hevea brasiliensis isolate MT/VB/25A 57/8 chromosome 6, ASM3005281v1, whole genome shotgun sequence genome harbors these coding sequences:
- the LOC110641447 gene encoding probable protein phosphatase 2C 46: MLSGLMNFLRACFRPKSDRYVHTNSDSSGRQDGLLWYKDHGQHFYGEFSMAVVQANNLLEDQSQIESGNLSLHESGPYGTFVGVYDGHGGPETSRYINDNLFQHLKRFSAEQQSMSVDVIKKAYQATEEGFLSLVTKQWPMKPQIAAVGSCCLVGVISGGILYIANLGDSRAVLGRAVKATGEVLSVQLSSEHNASIESVRQELQSLHPDDSQIVVLKHNVWRVKGLIQVSRSIGDVYLKKAEFNRQPLYAKFRLREPFKKPILSSEPSISVHQLQPHDQFIIFASDGLWEHLSNQEAVDIVQNHPRSGSARRLVKAALQEAAKKREMRYSDLKKIDRGVRRHFHDDITVIVVFLDSILVSRASSVKDSNISVRGGGISLPPNTLASCTTPTEAGST; the protein is encoded by the exons ATGTTATCTGGGTTGATGAACTTCCTGAGGGCCTGCTTTCGGCCAAAGTCTGATCGATATGTGCATACCAATTCGGATAGCAGTGGTCGCCAAGATGGGCTGTTGTGGTACAAGGACCATGGGCAGCATTTTTATGGTGAATTTTCAATGGCAGTAGTGCAGGCCAATAATTTACTTGAAGATCAGAGCCAGATTGAGTCAGGCAATTTGAGCTTACATGAGTCTGGCCCATATGGTACCTTTGTTGGGGTTTATGATGGACATGGGGGACCTGAGACATCGCGCTATATCAATGATAATCTCTTTCAGCATCTCAAGA GGTTTAGTGCAGAGCAACAGTCAATGTCAGTGGATGTGATTAAGAAGGCATATCAAGCAACAGAAGAGGGTTTTCTCTCTCTTGTTACAAAACAATGGCCTATGAAACCACAAATTGCAGCTGTTGGATCATGTTGCCTGGTTGGTGTTATCAGTGGTGGAATCCTTTACATTGCCAACCTTGGTGATTCCCGTGCTGTATTGGGTAGAGCTGTGAAGGCAACAGGGGAAGTTTTATCTGTTCAGCTCTCATCTGAGCACAATGCTAGTATAGAGTCGGTGAGACAGGAGTTGCAATCCTTGCACCCTGATGATTCACAGATTGTAGTTTTAAAACATAACGTATGGCGTGTAAAAGGCCTCATACAG GTCTCTAGATCTATTGGTGATGTGTATTTGAAAAAGGCTGAGTTCAACAGGCAGCCTTTATATGCCAAGTTCAGACTTCGTGAACCTTTCAAAAAGCCGATTTTAAGTTCAGAACCATCAATCTCGGTGCACCAACTGCAGCCACACGATCAGTTTATTATATTTGCATCTGATGGCCTTTGGGAGCATCTTAGCAATCAAGAAGCAGTTGATATAGTACAAAATCATCCACGCAGT GGAAGTGCTAGGAGACTGGTGAAAGCTGCTCTGCAAGAAGCAGCAAAGAAGAGAGAAATGAGGTATTCAGACTTGAAGAAGATTGATCGTGGTGTTAGAAGGCATTTCCATGATGATATTACCGTGATTGTTGTGTTTCTTGATTCGATTCTCGTAAGCAGGGCTAGTTCAGTCAAGGACTCAAATATATCCGTGAGAGGGGGTGGAATCAGTCTGCCCCCAAACACACTGGCATCTTGTACTACGCCAACTGAAGCTGGCAGTACCTGA